A single window of Nicotiana sylvestris chromosome 3, ASM39365v2, whole genome shotgun sequence DNA harbors:
- the LOC104230094 gene encoding uncharacterized protein: MSHGASMINFLDEDSQMDEDDDEVNDIMRPPPSKSQRNNSKVEVDHPLPRKGEDVDLESCRKSLRERVVDAFARWMYDAGLTFNCEVEKTDKIVEEHKAQWKVYGCSIMMDKWTAKNEKMVINILTILNVGPENVVQVVTDNASENKKAGGMLKGVFPNIYWTLCAAHCINLMFGDIFKLAPYSTVFAKAIKIYSYISPRPLLLNIMRRYKKQRNLVKPAKTRFTTAILTLHNVYLQKQNLRTLVLSTEWSESIYAKETLGKEVARFIIGPYFWNDTVQALKVGNPLVSVLRLVDGEKKPPMGYIYEAMDRAKEAIEKAFDHDRRKYERVFEIIDKRWDDQLHQPLHAAWHILNLGLFYTNNENKTLDLNFWKEYHARVAKLVPDEVKQYKIGQELGVYMQADGILGLASAIRGRTKLALVEWWMQFGYEVPNLQQFAIRNIGSRYKSRNIIDPILLDNIDEENEWLTGGPKNHEEEEVFEGEGLTFGHVAMASGVE; this comes from the exons ATGAGCCATGGAGCATCTATGATTAATTTTCTTGATGAAGATAGTCAAATGGATGAGGATGACGATGAAGTCAATGATATAATGAGGCCACCTCCCTCTAAATCTCAAAGAAATAATTCAAAAGTGGAAGTGGATCATCCACTGCCG agaaagggtgAAGATGTTGACTTAGAATCTTGTAGGAAGAGTTTGAGGGAGCGTGTTGTAGATGCTTTTGCAAGGTGGATGTATGATGCAGGGCTTACTTTTAATTGT GAGGTGGAAAAGACAGACAAGATTGTCGAGGAGCATAAGGCGCAATGGAAAGTTTATGGTTGTTCCATTATGATGGACAAATGGActgcaaaaaatgaaaaaatggtcATTAATATTTTG ACAATATTGAATGTTGGACCGGAAAATGTGGTTCAAGTTGTCACTGATAACGCAAGTGAGAATAAAAAAGCGGGTGGCATGTTgaaaggagtttttccaaataTTTATTGGACTCTTTGTGCTGCACATTGTATCAACTTGATGTTTGGTGACATTTTCAAGTTAGCCCCATATTCTACAG TTTTTGCTAAGGCGATCAAGATATATTCTTACATTAGTCCAAGGCCGTTGTTGTTGAACATAATGAGAAGATacaaaaaacaaagaaatttgGTGAAACCGGCTAAGACAAGATTCACAACAGCTATCTTGACCTTGCATAACGTTTACCTGCAAAAGCAAAATTTGCGAACGTTGGTCTTGTCAACCGAATGGAGTGAGAGTATCTATGCAAAGGAAACTCTTGGGAAAGAAGTTGCGAGATTTATTATTGGTCCATATTTTTGGAATGACACTGTTCAAGCACTTAAAGTTGGTAATCCTTTGGTTAGTGTACTTCGTTTGGTGGATGGGGAGAAAAAACCACCAATGGGATACATTTATGAAGCCATGGATAGGGCTAAAGAAGCTATTGAGAAGGCATTTGATCATGATAGGAGGAAATATGAGAGAGTGTTTGAAATCATTGATAAAAGGTGGGATGATCAGCTTCATCAACCTTTACATGCAGCATGGCATATTTTGAACCTCGGATTGTTTTACACAAACAATGAGAACAAGACTTTAGATTTAAATTTTTGGAAGGAGTATCATGCACGTGTTGCGAAGTTGGTGCCAGATGAAGTGAAGCAATACAAAATAGGGCAAGAGCTTGGTGTGTATATGCAAGCCGATGGAATTCTTGGATTAGCTTCGGCCATTAGAGGCAGAACCAAATTGGCACTGG TTGAATGGTGGATGCAATTTGGTTATGAAGTTCCTAACTTGCAACAATTTGCTATTAGA AACATTGGCTCTCGTTACAAATCTCGCAATATCATTGATCCAATTTTATTGGATAACATTGATGAAGAAAATGAATGGTTAACTGGAGGCCCCAAAaatcatgaagaagaagaagtgttTGAAGGAGAAGGTCTCACTTTTGGTCATGTTGCTATGGCAAGTGGAGTTGAATAA